The proteins below are encoded in one region of Aspergillus nidulans FGSC A4 chromosome III:
- a CDS encoding MYB DNA-binding domain protein (transcript_id=CADANIAT00005817), whose translation MGQGSSQPAGLAQSGESDDESSTQASVQNHSSSQKIVKRSKAESHQGSSKRRRKSSQSGTRPATTSPGSLPASVEEPGPESPQEDQSATGYKSRSPPESTGTNHLAPTTRVEEPQQENETALKRKRRSFDGNSSPLRASPDPQPSSVKRKRLIDSFSNNDASVAKRKNRPPGHRSNDSQSQDSSTRLPKSTPSSALKNDYKVSPSPALSVGGTQTKGRLNRSNGTVNAKGTTGAFLPHEVEALEDFKVEFCNANACSTTVFDLMVQHGKEGPFPGPSGIGKRAFWQQVHKILPGRDRRSVYRFMKRHFQASGQKPHEWTEEQEDELVVLYQQHGPKWAHIAEMLGRSGDDVVQRWKNRLEHRDTMRTGPWSDEETNQLKDALRAAWDKLRSEGINVGENIYEMDESLILWSQISKSMRHVRSRQQCADKWRRLKLTAAGSSQANSRANSRMNSRSVTPHSAKPEFHKNYKSAAYVFSSEDESESDSKPEEKTKTNSQLKLSTSDHGSKEHASREASEAASSDKSGDTSSSEEESDSEEVDSSDVPSVSKQKRAKSPTRRSGTPDDKRVKLKKESSPTPSAVSSQESSSGSESESENDSDDESSRSSSSESDSGSEVDSDVNEEVAVNSSPNKLKAQKRAAVRKSSSPADHTGSDSSVTNSSESSDSEDEPQAKRPIARDETERVDNVTNLKTGARGVSENSETRDSSSEESGSGSESESSSDSE comes from the exons ATGGGCCAAGGGTCGTCACAACCCGCTGGCTTGGCGCAATCTGGAGAATCTG ATGATGAGTCGAGTACACAAGCCTCGGTGCAAAATCACTCAAGCTCTCAGAAAATTGTCAAGAGATCCAAAGCAGAATCGCACCAGGGGTCCAGTAAGCGAAGACGGAAATCCTCCCAAAGCGGCACTAGGCCAGCGACGACATCCCCTGGTAGCCTTCCGGCCAGCGTTGAAGAGCCCGGTCCCGAATCGCCGCAGGAGGATCAATCGGCTACAGGATATAAATCACGAAGTCCCCCTGAAAGTACCGGCACCAACCACCTAGCCCCTACAACCAGAGTTGAAGAaccgcagcaggagaatgaGACAGCTCTTAAGCGGAAACGGAGATCTTTCGATGGTAACAGCAGTCCCCTACGCGCATCTCCAGACCCCCAACCCAGCTCAGTCAAGCGGAAAAGGTTGATCGATAGCTTCTCAAATAATGATGCTTCCGTTGCAAAGCGCAAGAATAGGCCACCTGGTCATCGATCAAACGACTCGCAGTCCCAGGATTCCAGTACGCGCCTACCGAAGAGCACACCGTCATCGGCCCTAAAGAACGACTACAAGGtgtctccatctccagcacTCAGCGTAGGCGGCACTCAGACAAAGGGGCGGCTTAATCGATCGAATGGAACCGTCAATGCGAAAGGTACAACAGGCGCCTTCCTTCCACATGAAGTCGAAGCTTTGGAGGACTTCAAGGTTGAATTCTGCAACGCAAATGCCTGTTCCACAACGGTTTTCGATCTTATGGTACAGCATGGGAAAGAGGGACCCTTCCCTGGTCCAAGTGGGATTGGGAAAAGGGCCTTTTGGCAGCAGGTCCACAAGATCTTGCCGGGTCGGGACAGACGTTCTGTATACAGGTTTATGAAGCGCCATTTCCAGGCTTCTGGCCAGAAGCCCCATGAGTGGAccgaagagcaagaagacgaacTTGTGGTACTATATCAACAGCATGGGCCTAAATGGGCTCACATCGCGGAGATGCTGGGCAGGAGCGGAGACGATGTTGTTCAAAGATGGAAAAATCGCCTTGAGCACCGCGACACGATGAGGACCGGACCCTGGTCCGACGAAGAAACGAATCAATTGAAGGATGCCTTGCGCGCCGCCTGGGACAAGTTGAGAAGCGAAGGGATCAATGTCGGCGAAAACATCTACGAGATGGACGAGTCACTGATTCTATGGAGTCAAATCAGCAAGAGCATGCGGCATGTTAGATCACGGCAGCAGTGCGCAGACAAGTGGCGCAGGCTCAAGCTTACTGCAGCTGGATCCTCTCAGGCGAATTCCCGAGCGAATTCTCGAATGAATTCCCGCAGCGTAACTCCTCATTCAGCTAAACCAGAATTCCATAAGAACTACAAGAGTGCCGCATACGTTTTCTCCAGCGAGGATGAATCTGAGTCTGATTCGAAGCCTGAAGAGAAGACCAAAACCAATTCCCAGCTCAAACTGTCAACATCCGACCATGGCTCCAAGGAACATGCTAGTCGGGAAGCCtcagaagcagcaagctcTGACAAATCAGGTGAcacatcctcatcagaagaagagagcgacAGCGAAGAGGTCGACTCTTCGGATGTCCCGTCTGTATCTAAACAAAAGCGTGCAAAGAGCCCTACTAGAAGGTCGGGGACACCAGACGATAAACGAGTGAAATTGAAAAAGGAATCTAGCCCTACTCCATCCGCTGTTTCGTCTCAGGAGAGCAGCAGTGGaagcgagagcgagagcgaaaACGATAGTGATGACGAGTCGTCgcggagcagcagcagcgagtcTGATTCTGGCTCTGAGGTTGATTCAGATGTCAACGAAGAGGTAGCGGTTAACAGCTCGCCCAATAAGTTGAAGGCCCAAAAAAGGGCTGCTGTCAGAAAGTCCAGTTCACCAGCGGACCACACTGGCTCAGATTCATCTGTTACAAACTCTAGCGAGTCCAGTGACTCGGAAGACGAACCCCAGGCAAAGAGACCGATAGCCAGGGACGAAACAGAGCGTGTTGATAACGTTACAAATCTCAAGACTGGCGCGAGAGGCGTCAGCGAAAACAGCGAAACCAGGGACTCAAGCAGCGAAGAGTCTGGCTCAGGTTCTGAATCCGAATCCAGCTCTGACTCAGAGTGA
- a CDS encoding exosome non-catalytic core subunit RRP40 (transcript_id=CADANIAT00005818), with the protein MSSPLILLPGDEVPSEYLPNNSAPLRLGQGLRLLSQPPGTTPSSHVLTATQAGVLSTDNKRNAVSILSSSNRRYVPTTNDLVIAQVHHSSADYFHCMITPQSPHALLGQLSFEGATKKTRPMLKGGDLVYARVLSTGLGPGAEVELTCVNPATGKAEPGGLGPLTGGMVFDISTGMAARLIKASSSSSDQQEGVAGLVVLDELGKKLEKVGGFEIAVGRNGKVWVDCSNSEEDAIKATVAIGRCITMIDEHNLVPTDQRKLVTRILREMKIDS; encoded by the coding sequence ATGTCTTCGCCATTAATACTCCTTCCGGGCGATGAGGTGCCTTCGGAATATCTACCCAACAACTCTGCACCGCTACGACTAGGACAGGGCCTACGTCTTCTCTCACAACCGCCAGGAACCACTCCTTCGAGTCATGTCCTCACTGCTACACAAGCCGGAGTCCTTTCTACAGATAACAAACGAAATGCCGTCTCCATATTGTCTTCATCGAATCGCCGTTATGTTCCGACCACGAATGATTTAGTGATCGCGCAAGTGCATCACTCAAGCGCCGATTATTTCCACTGCATGATTACACCACAGTCACCTCATGCACTGCTCGGGCAGTTATCCTTCGAGGGTGCGACGAAGAAAACACGGCCGATGCTGAAAGGAGGAGATCTAGTGTATGCCCGCGTTCTATCTACCGGGTTGGGACCGGGGGCAGAAGTGGAGCTTACATGTGTCAATCCTGCGACTGGGAAAGCTGAGCCTGGAGGACTAGGGCCTTTGACCGGTGGAATGGTGTTCGATATCTCTACTGGCATGGCTGCTAGGTTGATCAAagcaagctcttcctcatcggATCAACAGGAGGGTGTCGCAGGCTTGGTCGTATTAGACGAGCTAGGCAAGAAACTTGAAAAGGTTGGAGGGTTTGAAATTGCAGTTGGGAGGAATGGAAAGGTGTGGGTGGACTGCTCGAAcagtgaagaggatgccATCAAAGCAACTGTAGCAATTGGGCGGTGCATCACCATGATTGACGAACATAATCTTGTTCCCACTGATCAACGGAAATTGGTGACAAGGATATTACGGGAAATGAAAATAGACTCATAA
- a CDS encoding protein ssz1 (transcript_id=CADANIAT00005819): MSDEINGTGERFAIGISFGNSSSSIARINPEGKAEVIANEEGDRQIPSILSYIGGEQYHGTQAKAQLIRNPSNTVAYFRDYLGKDFKSIDPTPCHNSAHPIQSDSTVAFSIRDTESETPNTVTVSEITTRHLLRLKQSASDFLGREVNAAVVTVPTDFNDAQREALTAAAKAAGLDILQLIHEPVAAALAYDARPEAVVTDKLIVVADLGGTRSDVAVIACRGGMYTILATAHDYELGGSTLDQIIIDHFAKEFIKKHKTDPRENARGLAKLKMEGEATRKALSLGTNATLSIESLTDGIDYGSTINRTRYELLSSKVFAQFTGLIEQVIKKAELDVLDIDEVIFSGGVSHTPKIAQLARNLFPEKTRILAPSTLASAINPSELSARGAAIQASLIQEFETEDIEQSIHPMVTATPHLSKAIGVEFTSGDAVEFLPLLNTETALPARRVAQYSVPAEGGDVLIRVCEGSREIKVTKPEPKPKEEKSKAEDDEDDSDFDSDEEEEDIREIVWKTEQPIAELAVKGVKAKGKVELMIHINADLGLQITAREVGGQSAVRGAVESP; this comes from the exons ATGAGCGACGAAATTAACGGCACCGGTGAGCGATTTGCTATCGGTATTTCTTTTGGcaattcctccagctctATTGCCCGTATCAATCCT GAAGGCAAGGCTGAAGTTATTGCCAACGAAGAAGGAG ACCGTCAGATCCCTTCTATCCTCTCATACATCGGTGGCGAGCAATATCACGGTACCCAAGCGAAAGCTCAGCTCATCCGTAACCCCTCGAACACCGTTGCATACTTCAGAGACTACCTTGGCAAGGA CTTCAAGTCAATAGACCCCACCCCATGCCATAACTCCGCCCACCCCATTCAGAGCGACTCGACTGTTGCTTTCTCAATCCGTGACACTGAGAGCGAGACACCCAACACTGTCACTGTCTCTGAGATCACCACCCGCCATCTTCTCCGTCTGAAGCAATCTGCCTCTGATTTCCTCGGCAGGGAGGTCAACGCAGCCGTTGTCACCGTCCCTACCGACTTCAACGATGCTCAGCGTGAGGCCCTGACCGCTGCCGCCaaggctgctggtcttgACATTCTGCAGCTCATTCACGAACCCgttgccgctgctcttgcCTACGACGCTCGGCCAGAGGCTGTTGTCACTGATAagctcatcgtcgtcgccgacCTCGGTGGCACCCGATCTGATGTTGCCGTCATTGCTTGCCGTGGTGGAATGTACACCATCCTTGCCACTGCTCACGACTACGAATTGGGAGGCTCTACCCTGGACCAGATCATCATTGACCACTTTGCCAAGGAATTCATCAAGAAGCACAAGACCGACCCCCGTGAGAACGCTCGTGGACTGGCCAAGCTGAAGATGGAAGGTGAAGCTACAAGGAAGGCCCTGAGCCTGGGTACCAATgccaccttgagcattgagTCTCTTACAGACGGAATTGACTATGGTTCTACCATCAATCGCACTCGTTACGAACTCCTGTCTAGCAAGGTTTTCGCTCAGTTCACCGGCCTGATCGAGCAGGTTATCAAGAAGGCTGAACTCGATGTTCTGGACATTGACGAGGTTATCTTCTCCGGTGGTGTTTCCCACACTCCTAAGATCGCCCAGCTTGCTCGCAATCTGTTCCCCGAGAAGACCCGAATTTTGGCCCCGTCCACTCTGGCGTCCGCCATCAACCCATCTGAGCTGTCAGCCCGCGGTGCTGCCATTCAGGCTTCTCTGATCCAGGAGTTTGAAACCGAAGATATCGAGCAGTCCATCCATCCTATGGTGACTGCCACACCTCACCTCAGCAAGGCAATTGGTGTCGAGTTCACTTCCGGTGATGCTGTCGAGTTTCTGCCTCTCCTTAACACAGAGACCGCCCTTCCCGCCCGCCGTGTGGCCCAGTACAGTGTTCCCGCCGAGGGCGGCGACGTCCTCATCCGTGTCTGCGAAGGTTCCCGTGAGATCAAGGTTACTAAGCCCGAGCCCAAgcccaaggaggagaagtCCAAGgccgaggacgatgaagacgactCCGACTTCGActccgatgaagaagaagaagacatccGCGAGATTGTGTGGAAAACCGAGCAGCCCATTGCTGAGCTCGCCGTCAAGGGCGTTAAGGCCAAGGGTAAAGTTGAGCTGATGATCCACATTAACGCCGACCTCGGTCTGCAGATCACAGCTCGAGAAGTTGGCGGCCAAAGCGCCGTCCGGGGCGCTGTTGAGTCGCCATGA
- a CDS encoding protein surG (transcript_id=CADANIAT00005820), translating to MPASRAVLGLLGLFFTAGALLLMWLVFLAGVRNTTPLDNIYFLQVDTSNIPGAPTLSRWTWWNLCAVEDGKSQCGSSHPDFPFDPPSHRNFGTEVNIPSAFIGTNHYFLTSRFSWPFEILALFFGVLSLFTGLLAMCTRIGSYISALMAWLALTFHIIVTCLVTAVFVQGRNKFNGNDQSARLGVKAFAFLWTSVACWMLACLMYCMGGTVGRKDRGYSGRKQRRRGFFTARQPSQERNKEIAP from the exons ATGCCAGCTTCCA GAGCTGTTTTGGGCCTTTTGGGCCTCTTCTTTACTGCCGGAGCCCTTCTCCTGATGTGGCTCGTCTTCCTGGCCGGTGTAAGGAACACCACCCCGCTTGACAACATCTACTTCCTTCAAGTGGACACGAGCAATATCCCTGGTGCACCGACTCTCTCACGATGGACCTGGTGGAACCTGTgcgctgttgaagatggcaagaGTCAGTGTGGAAGCTCACACCCCGACTTCCCATTTGACCCTCCCAGCCATCGTAACTTCGGTACTGAGGTCAACATTCCTTCTGCCTTCATCGG CACTAACCACTACTTCCTAACTTCACGGTTCTCATGGCCGTTCGAGATCCTCGCGCTGTTCTTCGGCGTCCTTTCCCTATTCACTGGGTTGCTGGCCATGTGCACACGCATTGGGAGCTACATCTCAGCTCTGATGGCATGGCTCGCTCTTACCTTCCACATCATTGTGACTTGTCTCGTTAC CGCTGTCTTCGTGCAGGGACGCAACAAGTTTAACGGAAACGACCAGAGTGCCCGCCTAGGTGTAAAGGCGTTCGCGTTCCTGTGGACCTCGGTCGCTTGCTGGATGCTGGCATGCCTCATGTATTGCATGGGCGGAACTGTTGGTCGAAAGGATCGCGGATATAGTGGCCGTAAGCAACGCCGCCGTGGTTTCTTTACCGCGCGGCAACCCAGCCAGGAGCGCAACAAGGAAATCGCTCCCTAA
- a CDS encoding uncharacterized protein (transcript_id=CADANIAT00005821) gives MATWAYPPASPERLKQEADSALKQELEWLLRSLQDSLASLREGLHECAALLAPKEPGSTLVLSSMRSENVKGFVTRVGTKVVKGDIQLRLSSLSTRGAPTTRLCLSQSPEAPELALSQLVSVRDSVRQCLDIVDVSTWTGDPLDARFIYSQLHLLGETIAEGRQMLKGENDIVRGKWWETSAPDNVFDPPLPPHLSFHLSIADSALVLYLRTLESTTQAHTPTAFATDISLTGFSIRDRLFGSRGPSHDEAGDVFSWKGDEVKVREKVRVESQDPSLMAVMAKLSALHHEVIKCKTALKVLMGSEDDTDI, from the exons ATGGCCACTTGGGCATACCCACCTGCTTCCCCAGAGCGTCTGAAACAGGAAGCCGATTCTGCTTTG AAACaagagctggaatggctACTGCGCTCGTTGCAGGATTCTCTCGCTTCCTTGAGGGAGGGTCTCCATGAATGCGCAGCGTTGCTGGCCCCGAAAGAGCCTGGTTCTACCTTGGTATTATCGTCAATGCGATCCGAGAATGTAAAGGGCTTTGTGACAAGGGTTGGCACCAAGGTTGTAAAGGGG GATATTCAGCTTCGTCTTAGTTCCCTCAGCACAAGAGGCGCTCCCACAACGCGCCTATGTCTATCACAGTCTCCTGAAGCGCCAGAACTGGCACTTAGCCAACTGGTGTCGGTCAGGGACTCAGTCCGCCAATGTCTAGACATTGTGGATGTGAGCACTTGGACCGGCGACCCGCTTGACGCGCGCTTCATATACAGCcaacttcatctcctcgGAGAGACTATTGCTGAAGGGCGGCAAATGTTGAAGGGTGAGAACGATATCGTTCGAGGCAAGTGGTGGGAGACAAGTGCGCCTGACAAT GTGTTCGACCCACCTTTACCACCACATCTTTCTTTCCACCTGTCAATTGCAGACTCCGCGCTGGTGCTGTATCTCAGGACTCTTGAGTCTACAACACAGGCCCACACGCCTACTGCATTTGCGACAGACATCTCGTTGACCGGATTCTCTATACGTGATCGACTATTCGGCTCTCGTGGACCTTCTCATGACGAGGCTGGAGATGTGTTCTCGTGGAAGGGAGATGAAGTCAAAGTCAGGGAGAAAGTACGCGTAGAGAGCCAAGATCCCAGTCTCATGGCAGTAATGGCCAAGTTGAGCGCACTTCACCACGAGGTGATCAAATGCAAGACTGCTCTCAAAGTCCTCATGGGTAGTGAGGACGACACGGATATCTAG